In Fusarium falciforme chromosome 9, complete sequence, the following are encoded in one genomic region:
- a CDS encoding Beta-lactamase domain-containing protein: MLFKSTLLPLVLMLVGDGLAAKNHHCPPLGPVLPAPTSPSTSDAVKTAVKALTEGLKALTGSFNNTAMSIGMVSLHEDEPILNLHHTPTNLDARGVKEVDADTVYRIGSVSKAFTVLAALKLSGVRMDDAVTKYLPQLRKLGKQQDEKNNITVVDWDRISLQALASHMGGIPADLATDLASFPIDWTKLGLPEAKDVLGCIGFSGVKACTVPDFWDNFGKRSPVYSPWTSPIYSNVAFLILGLVIEEVSGQKFEDFVQEKVLDVAGMTSTTYTKPEDSVGAISPDDVYWNATLGILDPAGGYYSSTKDLLAFGSSILKNKQLTLEATHKWLKPVSFTTSRGMYLGAPWEIMRSDNVTSDERLVEFYTKGGDLGTYHALVVMIPDYDIVISVLTVGPETSGGVVQLLFSQVVTTMLPAIEAAGKAQAKTSFAGKYINKETNSTLVLEVDDEGPGLSIAKWTVRGTDVSSHWLNYLSAISTSLPEIQVSARLYPTDLATEEKVAWRAAYDLGSPEEIAQADAQLFWKDASCLSWGMGDRAVHEFKALDEMVFTVEEGRCTGVDLVGFQTILERVG, from the exons ATGTTGTTCAAGTCGACTTTGCTtcccttggtgttgatgcttgttggtgatggcctcgCTGCAAAGAATCACCACTGTCCTCCCCTAGGCCCAGTCCTTCCAGCGCCGACGAGTCCAAGCACCAGCGATGCGGTCAAAACTGCTGTCAAGGCTCTGACGGAAGGGCTCAAGGCTCTTACGGGGTCCTTTAACAACACGGCCATGTCAATCGGCATGGTGTCCCTTCATGAGGATGAGCCGATCCTCAATCTGCACCACACACCGACAAATCTGGATGCGCGTGGAGTCAAAGAGGTTGATGCCGACACGGTGTATCGTATTGGAAGCGTATCCAAGGCTTTCACCGTGCTTGCGGCGCTCAAGTTGTCGGGTGTGAGGATGGACGACGCAGTTACAAAGTATCTTCCTCAATTGCGGAAACTGGGCAAGCAGCAGGATGAGAAGAATAACATCACTGTTGTTGACTGGGATCGTATTTCGCTTCAGGCATTGGCTTCGCACATGGGCGGTATCCCGGCGGACT TGGCTACTGATCTGGCAAGCTTTCCCATCGACTGGACCAAGCTTGGCCTTCCCGAGGCAAAAGATGTACTTGGATGCATCGGCTTCAGTGGTGTTAAGGCCTGTACCGTGCCTG ACTTTTGGGACAACTTTGGCAAACGATCCCCTGTATACTCACCCTGGACCAGCCCAATCTACTCGAATGTCGCATTTCTCATTCTTGGTTTGGTGATTGAAGAAGTCTCTGGACAAAAGTTTGAGGATTTCGTTCAAGAGAAGGTGTTGGACGTGGCCGGCATGACTAGCACGACTTACACCAAGCCTGAGGACTCTGTTGGTGCGATCAGTCCCGACGACGTCTACTGGAACGCGACCCTGGGTATCTTAGACCC GGCTGGCGGTTATTACTCCTCCACCAAGGACCTCCTCGCATTCGGTTCATCCATCCTCAAGAACAAGCAACTCACCCTTGAAGCCACACACAAATGGCTCAAGCCTGTTTCTTTCACCACATCTCGCGGCATGTACCTCGGCGCGCCGTGGGAGATTATGCGCTCCGACAACGTCACGTCCGACGAGCGACTCGTCGAGTTCTACACCAAGGGTGGTGACTTGGGAACTTACCATGCGCTCGTCGTCATGATTCCAGACTATGACATTGTCATTAGCGTTTTGACGGTCGGACCTGAGACTTCGGGTGGTGTTGTGCAGTTGCTCTTTTCGCAGGTTGTCACGACAATGTTGCCTGCGATTGAAGCTGCTGGCAAGGCCCAAGCAAAGACATCATTTGCCGGGAAGTACATCAACAAAGAGACTAATTCGACACTCGTTCTCGAAGTCGATGATGAAGGCCCAGGATTAAGCATTGCGAAATGGACAGTTCGCGGTACAGACGTCAGTTCCCACTGGCTCAACTACCTCTCGGCCATCTCGACAAGTCTCCCCGAGATCCAAGTCTCTGCGCGCCTGTACCCGACAGACCTGGCCACAGAAGAAAAGGTCGCTTGGCGCGCTGCATACGATCTTGGATCGCCGGAAGAGATCGCACAGGCGGATGCGCAATTGTTTTGGAAGGATGCGAGTTGCTTGTCGTGGGGAATGGGGGATAGGGCAGTGCATGAGTTTAAAGCGTTGGATGAGATGGTATTTacagtggaggaggggagatGCACAGGTGTGGATTTGGTGGGGTTCCAGACGATCTTGGAGAGGGTGGGATAA